Proteins co-encoded in one Christiangramia fulva genomic window:
- a CDS encoding glycoside hydrolase family 3 N-terminal domain-containing protein: MENSVLTRIFTFLLLCSSFFMKAQTSVENKLPFQDTSLSTEERIKDLINRLTLEEKAGQMSNNSPAIERLGIPEYNWWNEALHGLGRSAVATVFPQAIGMGATFDPELIKKVATTISDEARANYNEAVKKGYRKQYSGLTFWTPNINIFRDPRWGRGQETYGEDPFLTSQMGVAFVKGLQGDDPNYLKTAAAAKHYAVHSGPEKLRHEFNAEASQKDLWETYLPAFHALVDADVETIMCAYNSTNGEPCCANKYLIQDVLRDQWNFKGHIVSDCGALADLYNGHHVVESPAEAAALAVKTGVNLNCGNTYSYLPEAVKKGLVSEEEIDKRLATLLETRFKLGLFDPEDATPYADLSAKDINTKENRELAKKTAIESVVMLKNDGVLPLKNDLSKYFITGPNATSLEVLLGNYHGINSNLVTVLEGIAGAISPESQLQYRQGTLLATPNKNPEDWASPNAGNSDATIAVLGISGILEGEEGESIASETFGDRLDYNIPQNQIEYLRKLRKAAKDKPVIVVITGGSPMNLQEVHELADAVLMVWYPGEEGGNAVADIIFGKVSPSGRLPITFPKSLEDLPPYQDYSMNGRTYKYMKAEPMYDFGYGLSYSSFEYAPISLSKISVKKGNSLIASTSVKNTGKMPAQEVVQLYVADEQTSVEAPRYQLFGIKRIQLEPGESKQVSFEITPEMMQLVTNEGKKIIEKGKFKIYIGGSTPNQRNMELGMPKVKEAEFQVR, from the coding sequence ATGGAAAACTCAGTACTAACGAGAATTTTTACATTTCTACTACTATGCTCTTCCTTTTTTATGAAGGCGCAGACTTCTGTAGAAAATAAGCTCCCATTTCAGGACACGTCCCTGAGCACCGAAGAAAGAATAAAAGATTTAATCAATCGATTGACCCTGGAAGAGAAGGCCGGACAAATGTCTAATAACAGTCCTGCAATAGAACGCCTGGGAATCCCAGAATATAATTGGTGGAATGAAGCGCTCCATGGCCTTGGCCGTTCAGCAGTAGCCACGGTTTTCCCACAAGCCATCGGAATGGGAGCTACTTTTGATCCCGAACTCATTAAAAAAGTTGCTACAACAATTTCAGATGAGGCCAGAGCCAATTATAATGAAGCCGTAAAAAAAGGCTATCGCAAACAATACAGCGGACTTACTTTCTGGACACCGAATATCAACATCTTTCGTGACCCCAGGTGGGGCCGCGGACAGGAAACTTATGGCGAAGATCCGTTTTTAACTTCTCAAATGGGAGTGGCTTTTGTCAAAGGCCTGCAGGGGGATGACCCAAATTACCTGAAAACCGCGGCAGCAGCCAAACACTACGCCGTCCATAGCGGCCCAGAAAAGCTAAGACATGAATTCAATGCCGAAGCATCTCAAAAAGATCTATGGGAAACTTACCTGCCCGCCTTTCACGCACTGGTAGATGCCGATGTAGAAACCATCATGTGCGCTTACAACAGTACCAATGGTGAACCTTGTTGCGCCAACAAATATCTTATTCAGGATGTATTAAGAGATCAATGGAATTTTAAGGGTCACATCGTAAGCGATTGTGGTGCACTTGCCGATCTTTACAACGGTCATCATGTAGTGGAATCTCCTGCCGAAGCCGCTGCTCTTGCTGTTAAAACAGGGGTAAACCTAAACTGCGGAAACACTTATTCATATTTACCGGAAGCTGTAAAAAAAGGGCTCGTTTCGGAGGAAGAAATTGATAAGCGACTTGCGACCCTTCTGGAAACGAGGTTTAAACTGGGTTTATTTGATCCGGAAGACGCTACTCCTTATGCTGATCTTTCCGCTAAAGATATCAACACCAAAGAAAATCGCGAACTGGCGAAAAAAACCGCGATAGAATCAGTTGTAATGCTTAAGAACGATGGAGTGCTTCCCTTAAAAAATGATCTTTCAAAGTATTTTATCACCGGTCCCAATGCTACAAGTTTAGAGGTACTCCTGGGTAATTATCACGGTATAAATTCAAACCTGGTGACCGTTTTAGAAGGAATTGCCGGCGCAATTAGTCCCGAAAGTCAACTGCAATACCGTCAGGGAACCCTTTTAGCTACTCCTAATAAAAATCCTGAAGACTGGGCTTCGCCAAATGCCGGTAACAGCGATGCCACTATTGCTGTTTTGGGAATCTCCGGAATCCTGGAAGGAGAAGAAGGTGAATCTATTGCCTCCGAGACCTTTGGAGACAGGCTGGATTACAATATTCCTCAAAACCAGATAGAATACCTGCGAAAACTTCGTAAAGCCGCTAAAGACAAACCCGTTATTGTTGTGATCACCGGCGGAAGTCCTATGAACCTGCAAGAAGTTCATGAGCTTGCCGATGCTGTGCTTATGGTATGGTATCCGGGCGAAGAAGGAGGTAATGCAGTAGCTGATATAATTTTCGGAAAGGTCTCCCCTTCCGGACGACTGCCCATCACTTTTCCCAAATCACTCGAAGATTTGCCTCCATACCAGGACTACAGCATGAATGGCAGAACTTATAAATATATGAAAGCTGAACCTATGTATGACTTTGGCTATGGCCTAAGCTATTCCAGCTTTGAATATGCTCCAATTAGTCTTTCTAAAATCAGCGTCAAAAAAGGAAATTCTCTCATTGCAAGCACTTCAGTGAAAAATACAGGAAAAATGCCTGCCCAGGAAGTTGTTCAGTTATATGTTGCCGATGAACAAACCTCGGTAGAAGCTCCAAGGTATCAACTTTTTGGGATAAAAAGAATTCAACTGGAACCGGGAGAATCAAAACAAGTGAGCTTTGAAATTACTCCTGAAATGATGCAATTGGTCACCAATGAAGGAAAAAAGATCATCGAAAAAGGAAAATTCAAGATTTATATTGGAGGTTCAACACCAAACCAGAGAAACATGGAGCTGGGAATGCCCAAAGTAAAAGAAGCTGAATTTCAGGTGAGATAA
- a CDS encoding NUDIX hydrolase, with protein sequence MTIKKTFISGETDEALEGSVMDSITIDCVIFGFEEGSLEVLLVRHGRGIREGEWGLPGGWIRRDESIDEAAYRLLNDLTGVKNVYLEQLKAFGDPDRFPAGRVITIGYYALVKKEGNRIKAGFTASEARWCKIKEVPGLIYDHNKILNYALEQLQSRVRKEPIGFNLLPSKFTLLQLMQLYEEILGVQMDKPNFRRKFLKMKLLVDQKEKQKDVSHRAAKLYSFDDDVYKRLTQQGFTFEF encoded by the coding sequence ATGACCATAAAAAAGACTTTCATTAGTGGAGAAACCGATGAGGCATTAGAAGGCTCAGTTATGGATTCCATAACCATTGATTGTGTAATTTTTGGATTTGAAGAAGGGAGTCTTGAAGTGTTGTTGGTTAGGCACGGCAGGGGGATACGCGAAGGTGAATGGGGTTTGCCCGGGGGCTGGATCAGGCGGGATGAAAGTATAGATGAGGCGGCTTACCGACTTCTTAACGATCTTACCGGGGTAAAAAATGTTTACCTGGAGCAACTGAAGGCTTTTGGTGATCCCGATCGATTTCCTGCTGGAAGAGTGATCACCATTGGATATTATGCCCTGGTCAAGAAAGAGGGCAATCGCATTAAGGCAGGTTTTACGGCTTCAGAAGCAAGATGGTGTAAAATAAAAGAGGTGCCGGGGCTCATTTATGATCATAATAAGATTTTGAATTATGCCCTGGAGCAGCTTCAAAGCAGGGTCCGTAAAGAACCTATCGGTTTCAATTTACTTCCTTCAAAATTCACACTTCTGCAACTCATGCAGCTTTATGAAGAGATACTGGGGGTTCAAATGGATAAACCCAATTTCAGAAGAAAATTTCTGAAAATGAAACTTCTGGTAGATCAAAAAGAAAAACAAAAAGATGTCTCCCATCGCGCGGCAAAACTTTACAGCTTTGATGATGATGTTTATAAAAGGTTAACCCAACAGGGTTTTACTTTTGAATTTTGA
- a CDS encoding xylulokinase, which translates to MYFLGIDLGSSSIKLSVLDAEKGKEICVVSLPESEMEIVAPQFGWAEQDPNLWWKYVKQGIQKLAKKHQINLKKISAIGIAYQMHGLVLTDENLHPLRPSIIWCDSRAVSIGEEAFNNIGQNECRQEILGSPGNFTASKLKWVKTHEAENYAKAKYMMLPGDFIAAKFSGQAQTTATGLSEAALWNFSAGKIADGVLNKMGLSEELIPEIVPCFGKQAKIHPKIAEELGLSPETVISYRAGDQPNNALSLNVLHPGEIATTAGTSAVVYAVTDKDISDEQGRINTFLHVNNQADQKRNGILGIINGSGILYQWLRKTISLGCKELLSYDLLNEEAAKVGPGSDGLRFYPFGNGAERIFNNRPVNSGIENLNFNIHKPAHLIRSACEGIVFAMNYGFDVMKSLGINGDVVRAGKGNLFLSPIFREIFCNTTQANLQLYKTSGAEGAARGAAFGFGYYNDLNEAFANLQILESLEPKKELKDQFEDIYENWKQHIKIES; encoded by the coding sequence ATGTACTTTTTAGGAATAGATCTCGGTAGTTCCTCCATAAAACTTTCTGTGCTTGATGCAGAAAAAGGAAAGGAAATCTGCGTAGTTTCCCTGCCGGAATCTGAAATGGAGATAGTGGCGCCACAATTTGGCTGGGCAGAGCAAGACCCAAATTTGTGGTGGAAATATGTAAAACAAGGCATCCAAAAACTGGCTAAAAAACATCAGATCAATCTAAAAAAAATAAGTGCAATAGGAATTGCCTACCAGATGCACGGCCTTGTTCTCACAGATGAGAATCTGCACCCTCTGCGACCTTCCATTATTTGGTGTGACAGCAGAGCGGTAAGCATAGGAGAAGAAGCTTTTAACAATATAGGTCAGAATGAATGCCGCCAGGAGATCCTGGGAAGCCCCGGTAATTTTACAGCCTCTAAACTGAAATGGGTAAAAACGCATGAAGCCGAAAATTATGCGAAAGCCAAATACATGATGCTTCCCGGCGATTTTATTGCGGCAAAATTTTCCGGGCAGGCACAAACCACCGCTACCGGCCTTTCTGAAGCAGCGCTCTGGAACTTTTCTGCCGGTAAAATTGCAGATGGAGTTCTAAACAAGATGGGCTTGTCTGAAGAATTGATCCCAGAGATTGTTCCCTGTTTTGGAAAGCAGGCCAAAATACATCCAAAAATTGCGGAAGAGCTGGGACTTAGCCCTGAAACGGTAATCAGCTATCGTGCCGGAGATCAGCCTAACAACGCCCTTTCCCTCAATGTTCTGCATCCGGGAGAGATCGCCACCACAGCTGGCACCTCGGCCGTAGTCTATGCCGTGACAGATAAAGATATTTCAGATGAACAAGGTCGTATCAATACCTTTCTGCATGTAAATAACCAGGCCGATCAAAAACGCAATGGTATCCTTGGTATCATAAACGGATCGGGTATTCTTTACCAATGGCTTAGAAAAACAATCTCCCTGGGTTGTAAGGAACTGTTATCCTACGACCTGTTGAACGAAGAAGCTGCAAAAGTTGGCCCGGGCAGTGACGGCTTAAGATTTTATCCCTTCGGAAATGGTGCTGAGAGGATCTTCAATAACCGTCCCGTAAATTCAGGCATTGAAAACCTTAATTTCAACATTCACAAACCAGCCCACCTCATAAGGTCGGCATGCGAAGGAATCGTTTTTGCCATGAATTATGGATTTGATGTTATGAAATCCCTGGGAATCAATGGAGATGTGGTACGCGCCGGAAAAGGCAATCTTTTTCTGAGTCCCATTTTTAGGGAAATTTTTTGCAATACCACTCAGGCTAATCTTCAGCTATACAAAACTTCGGGAGCCGAAGGAGCAGCGCGTGGAGCCGCATTCGGTTTCGGTTATTACAATGACCTGAATGAAGCCTTTGCAAATCTGCAAATTCTGGAGAGTCTTGAACCTAAAAAGGAACTAAAGGATCAGTTTGAAGATATTTACGAAAACTGGAAACAACATATAAAAATAGAATCTTAA
- the xylA gene encoding xylose isomerase, giving the protein MENKFFKGIDKVKFEGRDSDNPLAFKWYDENRKVAGKTLKEHLRFATAYWHTFNNTGADPFGPGTETFAWDKSEDPITRAKDKMDAAFEFMAKLGTPYYCFHDVDVVDEAPSLSEYEKRVQTMVEYAKQKQKDTGIKLLWGTSNLFSNPRYMNGAATNPNFDVLAYAGGQAKIALDATIALSGENYVFWGGREGYMSLLNTNMKRELNHLGQFLHTCKDYARKQGFKGTFFIEPKPMEPTKHQYDFDAATSLSFINKYGLQDDFKLNIEVNHATLAGHTFQHELQVAIDAGMLGSIDANRGDYQNGWDTDQFPINLYEITQAMLVILEGGGIKDGGINFDAKVRRNSTDLKDKFIAHVAGMDVFARGLICANEILEKTNYKKLRKERYSSFDKGNGAKYENGELSLEDLSRIARENGEPEQISGQQELYEQIIANSY; this is encoded by the coding sequence ATGGAAAACAAATTTTTTAAAGGAATCGACAAAGTCAAATTTGAAGGCAGGGATAGTGACAATCCGCTGGCTTTTAAATGGTATGACGAAAACAGAAAAGTAGCCGGCAAAACCCTTAAGGAACATCTGCGTTTTGCTACTGCTTATTGGCACACCTTCAATAACACAGGAGCAGATCCATTTGGTCCGGGCACAGAAACTTTTGCATGGGATAAAAGTGAAGATCCAATTACCCGGGCTAAAGATAAAATGGATGCCGCTTTCGAATTCATGGCTAAGCTTGGAACACCCTATTACTGTTTCCATGATGTGGATGTAGTGGATGAAGCCCCCAGCCTATCAGAGTATGAAAAACGTGTTCAAACAATGGTGGAATACGCCAAGCAGAAGCAAAAAGATACGGGTATAAAACTGCTTTGGGGTACCTCTAATCTTTTCAGCAACCCGCGTTACATGAATGGTGCGGCTACCAATCCCAATTTTGACGTGCTGGCCTATGCCGGCGGTCAGGCTAAAATTGCCCTGGATGCTACTATCGCTCTGAGCGGAGAAAACTATGTATTCTGGGGAGGACGCGAAGGCTATATGAGCTTGCTCAATACCAATATGAAAAGGGAGCTGAATCACCTGGGACAATTCCTTCATACCTGTAAGGATTATGCCAGGAAACAAGGTTTTAAAGGCACCTTCTTCATTGAACCAAAACCGATGGAACCCACCAAGCATCAATATGATTTTGATGCCGCTACTTCTTTATCCTTCATAAACAAGTACGGACTTCAAGATGATTTCAAGCTCAATATTGAGGTAAATCATGCCACTCTTGCGGGCCACACTTTTCAGCATGAGTTGCAGGTCGCGATAGATGCAGGAATGCTGGGAAGTATCGACGCGAATAGAGGAGATTATCAAAATGGTTGGGATACCGATCAATTCCCTATCAATCTCTATGAAATTACCCAGGCAATGCTGGTAATTCTTGAAGGCGGTGGCATAAAAGATGGCGGAATTAATTTTGACGCTAAAGTACGAAGGAATTCTACCGATCTTAAAGATAAGTTCATTGCCCATGTCGCCGGTATGGATGTTTTTGCCAGAGGATTAATCTGTGCAAATGAGATCCTTGAAAAAACAAATTACAAGAAGTTGAGAAAAGAAAGATATTCATCTTTCGATAAAGGAAACGGTGCTAAATACGAAAATGGCGAATTATCTTTAGAAGATTTGAGCCGTATCGCCCGCGAAAATGGCGAACCTGAACAAATCAGCGGTCAACAGGAACTTTATGAGCAGATCATCGCGAATTCTTACTAA
- a CDS encoding glycoside hydrolase family 43 protein, with translation MKKNLIIRFSLLSLAGLLVISCGQNQKQQSSPEEKQDSLEEQQPLKIDSEPLVTDNYTADPSAHVFNGKIYIYPSHDYDSGIPEDDEGSHFDMKDYHVYSMDSIGAKVVDHGVALDIKDVPWAKRQMWAPDAAEKDGTYYLYFPAKNKDNIFKIGVATSKNPAGPFTALPKPIENSFSIDPAVFQDSDGQYYMYFGGIWGGQLQRWSSGKYVNEDKYPADTAAALQPKIARLSEDMTSFAEAPRSVRILDKEGNDLKVGDNERRFFEAAWVHKMNDKYYLSYSTGDTHKIVYATSDNPYGPFTFQGVLLNPVLGWTNHHSIVKYNGKWYLFYHDSSLSGGKTYLRSIKMTELRFNEDGSIRTLDAMTEPTTDEQQDQ, from the coding sequence ATGAAAAAAAATTTAATAATCCGATTTTCTCTTCTTTCCCTGGCAGGTCTATTGGTAATATCCTGCGGGCAAAATCAGAAACAACAAAGTAGCCCGGAAGAAAAACAGGACAGTCTTGAGGAGCAACAACCTCTTAAAATAGATTCCGAACCACTTGTTACTGACAATTATACTGCCGATCCCTCTGCTCATGTTTTCAATGGAAAAATATACATTTATCCTTCTCACGATTACGATTCAGGAATCCCGGAAGATGATGAGGGCAGTCATTTTGATATGAAAGATTACCATGTTTATTCCATGGACAGCATAGGGGCTAAAGTTGTTGATCATGGGGTAGCCCTTGACATCAAGGATGTGCCCTGGGCGAAAAGACAAATGTGGGCACCAGATGCAGCCGAGAAAGACGGCACTTATTATCTCTATTTTCCGGCAAAAAATAAAGATAATATATTTAAGATTGGAGTAGCTACTTCAAAGAATCCGGCGGGTCCTTTTACAGCACTACCAAAACCCATTGAGAACAGCTTTAGTATAGACCCTGCTGTTTTTCAGGATTCTGATGGACAATATTATATGTATTTCGGTGGGATTTGGGGAGGCCAACTTCAGAGATGGTCTTCCGGGAAATATGTCAATGAAGATAAATACCCTGCTGATACTGCAGCCGCTCTTCAGCCTAAAATAGCACGGCTTAGCGAAGATATGACCAGCTTTGCCGAAGCTCCGCGAAGCGTAAGGATCCTGGATAAAGAAGGTAACGATCTCAAAGTTGGAGATAATGAACGAAGATTTTTTGAAGCGGCCTGGGTTCATAAGATGAACGACAAATATTACCTTTCTTATTCAACAGGGGACACCCACAAAATTGTCTATGCCACATCAGATAATCCCTATGGGCCGTTCACTTTCCAGGGCGTTCTTCTAAACCCGGTTCTTGGTTGGACCAATCATCATTCTATTGTAAAATACAATGGAAAATGGTATCTGTTCTATCACGACAGTTCTCTCTCTGGCGGAAAAACATACCTGAGAAGCATCAAAATGACAGAACTTAGATTTAATGAAGACGGAAGCATACGAACTCTCGATGCCATGACTGAACCAACTACTGATGAACAACAAGACCAATAG